A region of Paenibacillus thiaminolyticus DNA encodes the following proteins:
- a CDS encoding ABC transporter ATP-binding protein, which yields MKAKSEMSGLLHIAGEKKGLLTVACLFSILSSLLQIAPFVAVYKIVEELLMNAQRMEGIDKDLILYWGIFAFLALIGALITLYIGVMCSHIAAFNILYRLRVRLADHVAKVPMGYHTKTATGELKKIIETSVEKIEKFIAHQLPDIVCAVVIPLLLIGYLFWLDWRMALVLLVPIGIGLWLQARLFASASGQQAFRDFQFAVEEMNATGIEYVRGMPAVKIFGIPADSFLTFKQAVAQYRDISLKVTELFKTPYSLFFVLVSSLFTFIVPIGILLASGNSGNQAFAITFILFLIITPSLSVPLLKLMYIGGGMREIVEGNKRIEAVFSEAVVAEPASPRVPASYDITFQHVSFAYEKQGSKDFKPVLNGIDFVAKAGEMTALVGPSGGGKSTIANLLLRFWDVQEGVIAIGGVPIREMGTEKLMDIVSFVFQDVHLFYDTIEANIRMGNTAAPMEDVIAAAKTACCHEFIVRLEHGYDTKIGEGGTYLSGGEAQRIAIARALLKNAPILVLDEATAYADAENEKKIQQGLAELVKGKTVLIIAHRLSTIRAAEQILVVKQGAIVERGTHDELRVLNGLFEQMWQAHINAASWRLGAGDKLPGRAECCTGGRNG from the coding sequence ATGAAGGCGAAATCTGAAATGTCGGGGCTGCTGCATATTGCCGGAGAGAAAAAAGGGTTACTAACGGTCGCCTGCCTTTTTTCCATCCTGTCGAGTTTGCTGCAAATCGCTCCTTTTGTCGCGGTATACAAAATTGTCGAGGAATTGCTGATGAATGCGCAGCGAATGGAGGGGATCGATAAAGATCTCATCCTGTATTGGGGCATCTTTGCCTTTCTAGCTTTGATAGGGGCGTTGATCACGTTATATATCGGCGTGATGTGTTCTCATATCGCGGCGTTCAACATCCTCTACCGGCTGCGAGTGAGGCTGGCCGATCACGTCGCCAAGGTGCCGATGGGCTATCATACGAAGACAGCGACGGGAGAATTAAAAAAAATTATCGAGACGAGTGTCGAGAAAATCGAGAAATTCATCGCTCACCAGCTTCCGGATATCGTATGCGCCGTCGTGATCCCGCTGCTGCTGATCGGCTATTTATTCTGGCTCGATTGGCGGATGGCTCTCGTGCTGCTTGTTCCTATCGGCATCGGCTTATGGCTGCAGGCCCGCCTTTTTGCAAGCGCCAGCGGCCAGCAAGCTTTTCGCGATTTTCAATTCGCGGTGGAAGAGATGAATGCGACCGGCATCGAATATGTGCGGGGGATGCCTGCCGTGAAAATATTCGGGATTCCGGCGGATTCCTTTTTGACGTTCAAGCAAGCCGTTGCCCAGTATCGAGATATTTCGCTAAAGGTTACGGAGCTTTTCAAAACGCCCTACAGTCTGTTTTTCGTTCTTGTCAGCTCTTTATTTACGTTCATCGTGCCAATCGGTATTTTGCTGGCCAGCGGCAATTCCGGAAATCAAGCCTTTGCCATTACGTTCATTCTGTTCCTGATTATTACGCCTAGCTTATCGGTGCCTTTATTGAAGCTGATGTATATCGGAGGCGGGATGAGAGAGATTGTGGAAGGCAATAAGCGGATTGAAGCTGTGTTCTCCGAAGCGGTCGTGGCAGAGCCGGCTTCGCCCCGAGTACCTGCGTCGTATGATATCACCTTTCAACACGTATCCTTTGCCTATGAGAAGCAGGGGAGCAAAGATTTTAAACCGGTATTGAACGGCATTGATTTTGTCGCTAAAGCGGGGGAAATGACGGCGCTCGTCGGTCCATCCGGCGGCGGAAAATCGACCATCGCCAATCTGCTGCTTCGCTTCTGGGACGTTCAGGAGGGCGTCATTGCGATCGGCGGCGTGCCGATTCGCGAGATGGGCACGGAGAAGCTGATGGACATAGTCTCGTTCGTATTCCAGGATGTTCATCTTTTCTACGATACAATTGAAGCGAATATCCGGATGGGCAATACGGCAGCGCCGATGGAAGATGTCATTGCGGCCGCGAAGACGGCTTGCTGCCATGAATTCATTGTCAGACTGGAGCACGGGTACGATACCAAAATCGGAGAAGGAGGGACCTATTTGTCAGGCGGAGAGGCGCAGCGGATCGCGATTGCCCGGGCCTTGCTGAAAAACGCGCCGATCCTGGTGCTGGATGAAGCGACCGCTTATGCGGATGCCGAGAACGAGAAGAAGATCCAGCAGGGCCTGGCCGAACTGGTCAAAGGCAAGACCGTCCTCATCATTGCCCACCGCCTGTCTACCATTCGCGCGGCGGAACAGATTCTGGTCGTGAAGCAGGGAGCCATCGTCGAGCGGGGAACGCATGACGAGCTGCGCGTCTTGAACGGGTTGTTCGAGCAGATGTGGCAAGCTCATATCAACGCGGCGTCATGGAGACTGGGAGCGGGAGACAAGCTGCCGGGACGGGCGGAATGCTGCACAGGAGGGCGGAACGGATGA
- a CDS encoding ABC transporter ATP-binding protein, with amino-acid sequence MNRYLYNISGGNPRSLWPSSLAALLDGFAKIIPAALLIDIMNTIYISFAHPETGLNSGRLWAVCAILFAWLLVSYAACSLLYDKSFKAAYRLAASGRLTFAEHLRHLSLGYFGKRDPGDMTNLLLNDYGQVEHTISHNVPQLISAVLLPFLAVAGLVFLDWRMALAMFIAVPFGALLLWLTDALQARLSENHVRAKNEAASRLQEYLTGIREIKAHHMGGERFERLRLSFERLMRASIRLEGVVGPVMMGAMLLIRSGMTIMILAGSYLLAGGTLSLPVFLLFLLVGTRIFDPLTVVLMNYGEMRYSAHSAQRIMEVRQERPMEGTSSIDPHGTIVFDQVTFGYDAGKPVLRDLSFTIEPNTITALVGPSGSGKSTVTRLIARFWDVQQGAIKIGDQPIRQADPEKLLQHISMVFQDVYLFQDTIGNNIRIGNMEASQAEIEEAAKRACCHEFISQLPQGYDTPVGEGGSTLSGGEKQRISIARALLKNAPIVLLDEATASLDPENEAAVQQAINELVADKTVIIIAHRLKTIQHADKILVLDQGRLVEEGMHPELAAHAGLYANLWGLQQDADGWRVK; translated from the coding sequence ATGAATCGGTACCTTTACAATATATCAGGGGGGAATCCCCGGAGCTTATGGCCGTCCAGCTTGGCAGCGCTTCTGGATGGATTTGCCAAAATCATACCCGCTGCGCTGCTGATCGATATCATGAATACGATTTATATCTCGTTCGCGCATCCGGAGACGGGCTTGAATAGCGGGCGTTTGTGGGCGGTCTGCGCTATTTTGTTCGCTTGGCTGCTCGTGTCCTATGCGGCATGCTCCTTGCTGTATGACAAATCGTTCAAAGCGGCTTACCGTCTGGCGGCATCCGGCCGGCTGACCTTTGCCGAGCATTTGCGGCATTTGTCGCTGGGGTATTTCGGCAAGCGCGACCCGGGGGATATGACGAACTTGCTGTTAAATGACTACGGGCAAGTCGAGCATACAATCTCCCACAATGTTCCTCAGCTTATCAGCGCCGTCCTGCTGCCATTTTTGGCCGTGGCCGGACTCGTTTTTCTCGACTGGAGAATGGCGTTGGCCATGTTCATCGCCGTTCCGTTCGGGGCGCTGCTGCTGTGGCTGACAGATGCGCTTCAGGCGCGTCTGAGCGAGAATCATGTTCGGGCCAAAAATGAGGCCGCCAGCCGGCTGCAGGAATATTTGACCGGGATTCGCGAGATTAAGGCTCACCATATGGGCGGGGAGCGGTTCGAGAGGCTGCGTCTCTCCTTCGAACGGCTGATGCGGGCATCAATCCGGCTGGAAGGCGTAGTAGGCCCCGTGATGATGGGCGCGATGCTGCTGATCCGTTCCGGGATGACGATCATGATCTTGGCCGGGAGCTATTTGCTCGCAGGCGGAACGCTGTCGCTGCCCGTCTTTCTTCTTTTCCTGCTGGTGGGGACCCGAATATTCGATCCGTTGACCGTCGTGCTGATGAACTATGGGGAAATGCGCTATTCCGCCCACAGCGCGCAGCGCATTATGGAGGTGCGGCAGGAGCGGCCAATGGAGGGAACGAGCAGTATCGATCCGCATGGGACGATTGTATTCGACCAGGTCACCTTCGGTTATGATGCCGGCAAGCCGGTCCTGCGCGACTTGTCCTTTACGATCGAGCCGAATACGATAACCGCTTTGGTGGGGCCGTCAGGCAGCGGCAAGAGCACGGTGACGCGCTTGATTGCCCGCTTCTGGGATGTTCAGCAGGGGGCGATCAAGATTGGCGATCAGCCCATCCGGCAGGCCGACCCCGAGAAGCTGTTGCAGCATATTTCGATGGTGTTCCAAGATGTGTATCTATTCCAGGACACGATCGGCAACAATATCCGAATCGGGAACATGGAAGCGTCGCAAGCGGAGATCGAGGAGGCGGCCAAGCGCGCTTGCTGCCATGAGTTCATCTCGCAATTGCCGCAGGGCTATGACACGCCTGTAGGAGAAGGCGGCTCGACGCTGTCCGGCGGCGAGAAGCAGCGGATATCGATCGCCCGCGCCTTATTGAAGAACGCGCCGATCGTGCTGCTCGACGAAGCGACGGCCTCGCTCGATCCGGAGAATGAAGCGGCAGTTCAGCAGGCGATCAATGAACTGGTCGCCGATAAGACCGTCATCATTATCGCGCACCGCTTGAAGACGATTCAACATGCGGACAAGATCCTCGTGCTTGATCAGGGCCGACTCGTCGAAGAAGGCATGCACCCCGAATTGGCGGCCCACGCGGGATTGTATGCGAACCTGTGGGGCTTGCAGCAGGATGCCGACGGGTGGCGGGTGAAATAA
- a CDS encoding gluconate 2-dehydrogenase subunit 3 family protein, translated as MAQHSHYPSFDVMKERHEWDDHTQSIVMSRAKPNNVLHFLTPPEAGMIRRIGSLLVGDETPEALDFVLVHIDRTLHQSPGESQRKTGVTEAPKLLRAGLHALEQAAQALHSSSFMDLNAAEQKQYLQDMSQSAAKPIGIWNGIPQAELFRKLLNLTVEAYCSHPKVWSDIGYAGPAYPRGYVRTQMGQLDPWEAQPEQ; from the coding sequence ATGGCACAGCATAGTCATTATCCGTCTTTTGATGTGATGAAGGAACGGCATGAATGGGATGACCATACCCAGAGCATCGTGATGTCCCGCGCCAAGCCGAACAATGTCCTTCACTTTTTAACACCGCCTGAGGCCGGCATGATCCGGCGCATTGGCTCGCTGCTCGTCGGCGATGAGACGCCGGAAGCGCTTGATTTCGTGCTTGTTCACATCGATCGGACGCTGCATCAATCCCCCGGGGAGAGCCAGCGCAAGACGGGCGTTACCGAAGCGCCGAAGCTGCTTCGTGCGGGACTCCATGCACTGGAGCAAGCAGCTCAAGCCTTGCACTCTTCCTCTTTTATGGACCTGAATGCGGCTGAACAGAAGCAATATTTGCAAGATATGAGCCAATCCGCTGCCAAGCCCATAGGGATCTGGAACGGCATACCGCAAGCCGAGCTGTTCAGGAAGCTGTTGAATCTGACGGTCGAAGCGTACTGTTCTCACCCGAAGGTATGGTCCGACATCGGATACGCCGGTCCGGCCTATCCGCGGGGATATGTCCGCACGCAGATGGGACAATTGGATCCATGGGAGGCTCAGCCGGAACAATGA
- a CDS encoding GMC family oxidoreductase, which produces MMNRKYANEEVDVVIVGAGAAGGVLAKELSEAGMSVVVLDAGPFRDPQKDFASDELAMRNLGWQDTRIVDGKDPLTMGHNNSGRGIGGGTVHFTAVFLRFHEADFRARTLDGVAEDWPIGYHDLERYYAKNEKEIAVSGPKYFPWGNYHGPYPYPEREPLSPNAYMFMNGCDKLGIRSSVAPLAILSAPFEGRPPCINRGFCNQGCMPDAKFSTLIVHIPKAIQAGAEVLADCMVTRVIMGTDGRAKGVAFIHEGKSYEQKAKLVILSAYVVETPRLLLNSATAQFPDGLANSSGWVGKAVMVHSSHDVYAKFDNEIRLYKGTPVLATTQDFYRTDPNNNFVRGYTLHSHGARPLEFASGISKAEGGPVWGERLRETLLDYNHYGRVTLVGEVLPHPENRVTLADEKDEYGLPRAKVTFSYGDNDRKLIDHAVANMKAILDAAGGKAEFVIPDSAHMMGGCRMGNDPESSVVNSYGQTHDIPNLFVCDASIFVTSGAGNPTNTVMSLALRTADYIKEKAKKMEL; this is translated from the coding sequence ATGATGAACCGAAAATATGCGAACGAAGAAGTGGATGTCGTCATCGTGGGCGCGGGCGCCGCAGGCGGCGTACTGGCCAAAGAATTAAGCGAAGCGGGCATGAGCGTGGTCGTCCTCGATGCCGGGCCATTCCGCGATCCGCAGAAGGATTTTGCGAGCGATGAGCTGGCGATGAGGAACCTGGGGTGGCAGGATACTAGAATCGTGGACGGGAAGGACCCATTGACGATGGGGCACAACAATTCCGGCCGCGGGATCGGGGGCGGAACCGTTCACTTTACGGCGGTGTTTTTGCGGTTCCACGAGGCGGATTTCAGAGCAAGAACGCTGGATGGCGTGGCGGAGGATTGGCCGATCGGCTATCACGACCTGGAAAGATACTATGCGAAGAACGAAAAGGAAATTGCCGTATCCGGACCGAAGTATTTTCCGTGGGGCAACTATCATGGACCGTATCCTTATCCGGAGAGGGAGCCGCTCAGCCCGAACGCGTACATGTTCATGAATGGCTGCGACAAGCTCGGCATCCGCTCCTCAGTCGCTCCGCTCGCGATTCTGTCCGCGCCGTTCGAGGGCCGCCCGCCTTGCATCAACCGGGGCTTCTGCAATCAGGGCTGCATGCCTGACGCCAAGTTCAGCACGCTCATCGTTCATATCCCGAAAGCGATCCAAGCCGGTGCCGAAGTATTGGCCGATTGCATGGTGACCCGAGTCATCATGGGCACGGACGGGAGGGCGAAGGGAGTCGCTTTCATTCATGAAGGGAAATCGTATGAGCAAAAAGCGAAGCTCGTCATCTTATCCGCCTACGTGGTCGAGACGCCGCGCCTTCTGCTCAACTCGGCGACCGCGCAATTCCCCGACGGGCTGGCGAACAGCAGCGGCTGGGTCGGGAAGGCCGTCATGGTCCACAGCAGCCACGACGTCTATGCCAAATTCGACAACGAAATCAGATTGTATAAAGGCACGCCTGTGCTGGCTACAACCCAGGATTTCTACCGGACCGACCCGAACAATAACTTTGTGCGCGGATATACCCTTCATTCTCACGGGGCGCGGCCGCTCGAGTTCGCGAGCGGGATCTCGAAGGCCGAGGGAGGTCCGGTGTGGGGGGAACGGTTACGGGAGACGCTGCTCGATTACAACCATTATGGAAGAGTCACGTTGGTCGGCGAAGTGCTGCCCCATCCGGAGAACCGGGTAACCTTAGCGGATGAAAAAGACGAGTACGGCCTGCCCCGCGCCAAAGTCACCTTCAGTTACGGCGATAACGATCGCAAGCTGATTGACCATGCGGTCGCCAATATGAAGGCCATTCTCGACGCCGCAGGCGGCAAGGCCGAATTCGTCATTCCGGACAGCGCCCATATGATGGGGGGGTGCCGCATGGGGAATGATCCGGAGTCATCGGTCGTCAACTCCTATGGACAAACTCATGACATCCCCAATCTGTTCGTCTGCGACGCGAGCATCTTTGTCACGTCTGGCGCTGGCAACCCGACGAACACCGTCATGTCATTGGCGCTCCGAACAGCCGACTATATTAAGGAAAAGGCAAAGAAAATGGAGTTGTGA
- a CDS encoding Imm63 family immunity protein produces MMHKEQEITARIIRLLQHTSIYDDSYENMVTQPFQQDYIGDLSPCVRIRDHAYELVMYERGVQMLRKSTKNVDDVIYWILEDTVSTIAHVKLLHKYKADNVNTRLRYTKEIIQELTSTVNQAFHDIGGIYEEWHKAGRRRELESNRSL; encoded by the coding sequence ATGATGCATAAGGAACAGGAAATTACGGCTAGGATTATCCGCCTGCTGCAGCACACGTCCATCTACGATGACTCCTATGAGAACATGGTGACACAGCCTTTTCAACAAGACTATATCGGCGATCTCAGCCCCTGTGTGCGCATTCGAGATCATGCGTATGAGCTGGTTATGTATGAACGAGGCGTGCAGATGCTACGCAAATCGACCAAAAATGTGGATGACGTCATCTATTGGATTTTGGAAGATACCGTAAGCACAATCGCTCATGTCAAGCTGCTGCACAAGTACAAGGCGGACAATGTGAATACCCGCTTGCGATACACAAAGGAGATTATTCAGGAACTGACAAGCACGGTGAATCAGGCCTTCCATGACATCGGCGGTATATATGAAGAATGGCATAAGGCCGGCAGGCGGCGCGAGCTGGAATCCAACCGTTCGTTGTGA
- a CDS encoding SMI1/KNR4 family protein: protein MNQELVKHFGKVDFADFWNDSEYALEEYVGEPPTDELIASIEEELGYKLPASYIALMKQHNGGVPVDTCFPTEEAAFWAEDHIAITGMMGIGREKPYSLCGEFGSPFMIEDWGYPDIGVVICDCPSAGHDVVMLDYRACGRDGEPAVVHVDQELDYAITLLAPNFAAFIQGLVNEEVFDTSEQDKQEDLRIVAHGQFSPLLSELCAHADEVADIEGVIRTICTDIVEDKGYFAFHADERSILMYDLQFWLYTKTYPETTREQYLANYEKMIAFGGAFSTGGYAPAFITDWLDARLQQGQITDSSGILRLTPAAAEELIGQLKAVGGAS from the coding sequence ATGAACCAAGAACTGGTGAAGCATTTTGGAAAAGTTGATTTTGCTGATTTCTGGAACGATAGCGAGTATGCATTAGAGGAATATGTTGGCGAGCCGCCGACAGACGAGCTTATCGCTTCTATCGAGGAGGAGCTGGGATATAAGCTGCCTGCGTCTTATATTGCGCTCATGAAGCAGCATAATGGCGGGGTGCCGGTGGATACCTGCTTCCCGACAGAGGAAGCCGCTTTCTGGGCAGAAGATCATATCGCCATTACCGGCATGATGGGCATCGGGCGCGAGAAACCGTATTCTCTATGCGGGGAGTTCGGCAGTCCTTTTATGATAGAAGACTGGGGCTATCCCGACATCGGCGTGGTCATTTGCGACTGTCCTTCCGCCGGGCATGATGTCGTGATGCTCGACTACCGGGCATGCGGCAGGGACGGGGAGCCTGCCGTCGTCCATGTCGATCAGGAACTGGACTATGCCATTACGCTTCTGGCGCCGAACTTCGCCGCCTTCATTCAAGGGCTGGTGAATGAGGAGGTATTCGATACCTCCGAACAGGACAAGCAGGAGGACTTGCGGATAGTGGCCCATGGCCAATTTTCACCGCTGCTGTCCGAACTGTGCGCCCATGCTGACGAAGTGGCGGATATCGAAGGCGTCATTCGAACCATCTGTACAGACATCGTTGAAGACAAGGGGTATTTTGCTTTTCACGCGGATGAGCGCTCCATACTGATGTACGATCTGCAATTCTGGCTGTATACGAAGACGTATCCGGAGACAACCCGAGAGCAGTATCTGGCCAACTACGAGAAAATGATCGCCTTCGGCGGAGCCTTCAGCACAGGAGGCTATGCGCCAGCCTTTATTACCGACTGGCTGGACGCCCGGCTGCAGCAAGGCCAGATTACGGACAGCAGTGGTATTCTGCGCTTGACGCCCGCCGCAGCGGAGGAGTTGATTGGGCAACTGAAAGCGGTTGGTGGGGCTTCCTGA
- a CDS encoding GNAT family N-acetyltransferase, with protein sequence MKHRKLYSSRRLQRNNRVLIVEGPVATEQLRSLHMHAGLKTFRAPEDQQRALEDIAALPEGRIIVSRDGDTIVGYVTFHYPDEREPWGEARMEDLIEFGAIEVAGGYRSLGLGKEMLQLAFAHDQMEDVIVFATEYCWYWDLEHSKLSAWEYRNMTEQLMACVDMVRYETDDPEICSHPANCLMVRIGRHVPFTTIERFERIRLRKRFM encoded by the coding sequence ATGAAGCATAGGAAGCTATATTCCTCCCGGAGGCTGCAACGGAACAATCGCGTATTGATCGTGGAAGGACCGGTCGCCACGGAGCAGCTGCGCAGCCTTCACATGCATGCCGGCCTGAAGACATTTCGCGCTCCTGAGGATCAGCAGCGGGCTCTTGAGGACATTGCGGCTCTTCCTGAGGGGAGAATTATTGTGTCGCGCGATGGCGATACGATAGTCGGATATGTGACGTTCCACTATCCGGATGAGCGAGAACCTTGGGGGGAGGCGCGGATGGAAGATCTGATCGAATTCGGCGCCATTGAAGTCGCCGGCGGCTACCGCTCGCTCGGATTAGGCAAGGAAATGCTGCAGCTCGCTTTTGCCCATGATCAAATGGAAGACGTCATCGTATTCGCGACCGAATATTGCTGGTATTGGGATTTGGAGCACAGCAAGCTTAGCGCTTGGGAATATCGCAACATGACAGAACAGTTAATGGCATGCGTAGATATGGTAAGATATGAGACCGACGACCCGGAAATATGCTCCCATCCGGCGAACTGCCTGATGGTCCGCATCGGCAGGCATGTGCCATTCACAACCATAGAGCGATTTGAGCGCATTCGCTTGCGGAAACGATTCATGTAG
- a CDS encoding condensation domain-containing protein, with product MLLASPLPSILSWCGMFIIMLEWYRNIPLEPGKNPLFSTMFNLNNFTVRPVEAAAAELQVSPYPYEWDFCEYDIYVSAQELDRSFVVQFDYRTGLFERTAIEQLAAHYARLVEQIAAAPTAPVKELAYINICRDSVLH from the coding sequence GTGTTATTAGCTTCTCCGCTTCCTTCTATTTTATCATGGTGCGGCATGTTCATCATCATGCTGGAGTGGTATCGCAATATTCCATTGGAGCCAGGCAAGAATCCGTTATTTTCCACCATGTTCAACCTGAATAATTTTACAGTTCGCCCTGTGGAGGCTGCCGCCGCGGAGCTGCAAGTTTCTCCGTATCCGTATGAGTGGGACTTCTGCGAATACGATATCTATGTAAGTGCTCAGGAGCTGGACCGCTCATTTGTTGTTCAATTCGACTATAGAACCGGGCTCTTCGAGCGCACCGCCATCGAACAATTGGCGGCCCATTACGCCCGGTTAGTAGAACAAATCGCGGCCGCTCCAACTGCGCCGGTGAAGGAATTGGCTTATATTAACATTTGTAGGGATTCTGTGTTACACTGA
- a CDS encoding TetR/AcrR family transcriptional regulator codes for MEVKRRKDVAQIKKDIARNTKELFAQKGYSATSMEEICAVNNRSKGSIYYHFKSKEELFMFLIKLNNEEWMDSWLAKESQYETAVEKLYGLADHYVDDLANPLNHAIHEFVSGQVVSQEMLDEMLALIRIPYITYEKIILQGIERGELKPDETQDLMYVISGLFNGLSTLYYEKDLKEIRRLYRKGVDSILKGIQRVEPRKTMKD; via the coding sequence ATCGAGGTTAAACGCAGGAAAGATGTAGCCCAGATCAAGAAAGACATTGCGCGGAACACGAAGGAATTATTTGCCCAGAAAGGGTACAGCGCTACATCGATGGAAGAGATTTGTGCCGTCAACAATCGAAGCAAGGGCAGCATTTACTATCATTTCAAGAGTAAGGAAGAGCTGTTCATGTTTTTGATTAAGCTGAATAACGAAGAGTGGATGGACTCATGGCTGGCCAAGGAGTCTCAATATGAGACCGCCGTCGAGAAGCTGTACGGCCTCGCTGATCATTATGTCGACGATTTGGCGAATCCGCTCAATCATGCGATTCATGAGTTTGTCTCCGGACAGGTAGTGAGTCAGGAGATGCTGGATGAGATGCTGGCCCTTATACGGATTCCCTATATAACGTATGAGAAGATCATCTTGCAGGGGATTGAGCGCGGCGAATTGAAGCCCGATGAGACCCAGGATTTGATGTACGTCATCAGCGGTCTATTTAATGGCTTAAGCACGCTGTATTACGAGAAGGATCTGAAGGAAATTCGCCGGCTGTACAGGAAAGGGGTAGACAGTATCCTGAAGGGGATCCAACGAGTTGAACCACGCAAGACAATGAAAGACTGA